One genomic segment of Syntrophorhabdus sp. includes these proteins:
- a CDS encoding YceI family protein, whose amino-acid sequence MARWKIDPDHAVGEFTVYHMMVTPVHGQFNTVRGQVLFDPADPGSASVEVEIDTAGIHTGVERRDNHLKSADFFDVERFPVISFKSTAIEVVALNNLNITGDLTIHGIPLPVTFSTRFLGPSMFHDDELNQTYTTYGFRAAASINREDFGMSWNVEIEDGGFMVGKAVDIVFSAEIDLED is encoded by the coding sequence TTCACGGTGTACCACATGATGGTCACACCGGTCCACGGACAGTTCAACACCGTACGCGGCCAGGTGCTCTTTGACCCCGCCGATCCGGGCAGCGCTTCCGTAGAGGTGGAGATCGACACAGCCGGCATCCATACGGGTGTCGAACGAAGGGACAACCATCTGAAGAGCGCCGATTTCTTCGATGTCGAAAGGTTTCCCGTGATATCTTTCAAGAGCACGGCCATCGAGGTGGTCGCGCTCAACAATCTGAACATTACCGGTGATCTGACGATACACGGGATACCCCTTCCCGTTACCTTCAGCACGCGGTTCCTCGGCCCATCCATGTTCCACGACGACGAGCTGAACCAGACCTATACCACGTATGGTTTTCGCGCCGCCGCGTCCATCAACCGCGAAGACTTCGGGATGTCCTGGAACGTCGAGATCGAGGATGGCGGGTTCATGGTGGGCAAGGCGGTCGATATAGTCTTCAGCGCAGAGATCGACCTCGAAGATTAG
- a CDS encoding amidohydrolase family protein: MQQWLTLPAAILVLCVVVLLFSIGPYRPVEPLPPDIVDMHCHIAGIGAGNSGCFISPELRKSWRFRIYLRSFAVSESALEKEGDNLLADRVAKLLAQSKLVKKAVVLALDGVVDHDGVLDRNRTEVYVPNEFVAEATARHGNLLFGASVNPYRKDALERLERVKAQGAVLVKWIPSVMEIDPADPRLKAFYLKLVELDLPLLTHAGEERSFSSASDSFCDPDRLRLPLSLGVTVIAAHIGSTGKYQGERSSDRLARLMREYPNLYSDISSLTQINKHGYLKEALTRPEFKGRLLYGSDFPLINTPLVSPWYYAFRLSPKQLLTISRTKNPWDADVLLKHNLGTSADIFSRWRTATSLREQTARIE, from the coding sequence ATGCAGCAATGGTTGACACTTCCTGCTGCAATCCTGGTGTTGTGTGTGGTGGTCCTGCTGTTTTCCATCGGGCCCTATCGCCCCGTAGAACCTCTTCCGCCCGACATCGTGGACATGCATTGTCACATCGCGGGTATCGGGGCCGGCAACAGCGGGTGTTTTATTTCGCCGGAGTTGCGGAAGAGCTGGAGATTCAGGATCTACCTGCGGTCCTTCGCCGTCTCAGAGAGTGCGTTGGAGAAAGAAGGGGATAACCTGCTTGCCGACCGGGTCGCCAAATTGCTCGCTCAGAGCAAGTTGGTAAAGAAGGCTGTGGTGCTGGCGCTCGATGGTGTCGTCGACCATGACGGGGTGCTTGACAGGAATCGCACCGAGGTCTATGTGCCAAACGAATTTGTTGCCGAAGCAACGGCAAGGCACGGAAACCTCCTATTTGGCGCTTCCGTCAACCCTTATCGGAAGGATGCCCTGGAGCGTTTGGAACGGGTCAAGGCGCAGGGTGCGGTGCTCGTGAAATGGATCCCTTCCGTCATGGAGATCGATCCCGCGGACCCGCGTCTAAAAGCATTCTATCTCAAGCTCGTAGAGCTCGACCTTCCTCTGCTCACCCATGCGGGAGAGGAACGCTCCTTTTCTTCGGCCTCGGACAGCTTCTGCGATCCCGACAGGCTGCGGCTGCCGCTCAGCCTCGGCGTCACGGTCATCGCCGCCCACATAGGCTCCACGGGGAAATATCAGGGCGAACGCAGCAGTGACAGGCTCGCGCGCCTGATGCGCGAATACCCCAATCTCTACTCCGATATCTCATCGCTCACCCAGATAAACAAGCATGGCTACCTGAAGGAAGCACTCACACGGCCCGAGTTCAAGGGAAGGCTTCTCTACGGCTCGGATTTTCCACTCATCAACACCCCTCTCGTCTCCCCGTGGTACTACGCCTTCCGCCTCTCTCCGAAACAACTGCTGACGATCTCCCGCACGAAAAACCCCTGGGACGCGGACGTACTCCTCAAACACAATCTCGGCACATCGGCGGATATCTTCTCACGCTGGCGAACCGCAACGAGTCTCAGAGAGCAGACAGCGCGCATCGAATGA